The DNA segment GAAATTCCCCGGCGCGGCGATGTCTTCATCGGGTTGACAGTTGTCGCTCGCCGACCCGAACGAGACATGCAACGCGCCATCGCGTCCGAAGGCGATCCCCTTGGCGTTGTGGGCATAGCCGTTACCCGATTCCGGCAGATGCGTCGCGATCACCTCCGGCTCCCCGACCGGGGCGCGCGCATTCGCCGGCCAGCGATAGCGGTAGATCGAGTTGTCGGACGCGAAGTAGAGCCACCCATCACGCCACGCAATGCCGCTCCCGCCCACTCCCGGGCCGAAGGCAATGGTCGAATCGGCCCGGCCATCGCCGTTCTGATCGACGGCGCGGAGGAGGCCCGGCGCCGTGCGCGTTGCAGCGACCACGGTACCACCGGGAACCACAGCGAGATGCCGAACCGCGCCGACCCGACTCGCGAAGACCCGAACACAGAAACCAGCAGGTACCGTGAGTTTGGTGAGGTACCCGTCGCAGTCAACGACTTGCGCGGGGGTGCGGCCGACAATCAGGCAGAGTAGTGCCAGGCCGCGAAGCAAACGGGGGGTCATCGGAGTGCTCCGGTCGGGTGTCGTTCAAGGCGATAGATCCGGCCGTGGTCGTCATCACTGAGGTAAACCGTGCCACCCGGCGCCACGGCAACCCCTGAGAGACGCAGCAGGCCGGGCCGGCCGGCTGCGGACACAAACTGCTGGTTCGACCCGCGGAGCTGGCCCCGGGCATTGAACGGCACGAAGAAGACACCGTGCCCCTGCTCGGGAAGCGGCGCGCGACTGCGCGAGCCATGGAAAGCAATCAGCAATCCATTGCGCCACGGCGCCGGCAGTTCCTTGGTAACGACCGTCATTGCCATCGGTGCCCAGTGGCCCGGGAAACCCATCGCCGGCGAATTCCGGGTCGCACAATCGACTTCACGGCGACCGCTGTAATCGGGGGACCGCACCAGGGCGGTGCGACGAGCGGTGTATTCGCCATGACAATACGGCCAGCCGAAGTCAGCACCGCGGATGACATCGACGAGGAGTTCGGCCGGCTGATCGGCCGAGGTGGAGTCAGGCCAGCCCCAGACGCGGTTGAGAAAGTCGCGGCCGTGGGTCGCCGCCCAGAGATGGCCGGTGGTGGCATCACTCGCGATCGCCATGGCGTTGCGGAGTCCGGTTGCGTAGCGCTCGCCGTGCCACTCAGCGCGCCCTGCCGTCGGCGTGAATCGCCAGATCCCGGCACGGGTCGCGAGCTCATCGCAGGGCCATTTCCCCGGCGATTCCTTCCCGCGGTCGGCGACCTGGCAGTTGTCTGAGCCGGAGCCGATCGAGACGTATGCGGCGCCGTCCCGTCCGATGGCAATCCCCTTCATGTAGTGCGCCGATCCCTTCGTTCTGCCGGGCAGACCGCGCGCGATCCATTCGCCGGAGTCGGCGGGCGCCTTGGCACCAGCGGGCCAGCGGTAGCGAATGACCCCTTCATCAGCCGCGAAATAGAGCCAGCCCTGCTGCCAGGTCACGCCGGTGCCGCCCAGCCCGGGGCCGAAGGGCACCACCTGATCGGCAACGCCATCGCCGGTCGTGTCCCGGAGTCGGAGCAACCCCGGCCGAGTCTTCGTCGCCACCACAATGGTCCCGGAGGGGTGGACCAGCAGATGCCGGACCGCGCCGACCCGCGACGCGAAGAGGCGGACGCAGTAGCCGGCGGGCGCCACGACCGGTGTGGCGGCCCCGGCGCAGTCACGGGGCTGCTGGAGCGCGAGCAGGAGGGGGAGGAGCATTCCGAAAGCTAGGCGGGCCCGGCGCACTTGCTGCCCCGTCCTAGTATTTTGGCCCCATGAGCCATCAATACATCTTCACCATGCGCGACCTTCGGAAGATCGTCCCACCGAAGCGCGAGATCCTCAAGGGGATCTACCTCTCGTTCTATCCTGGCGCCAAGATCGGCGTGATCGGCTCCAACGGCAGCGGCAAGTCGTCCCTGCTCAAGATCATGGCCGGTGTCGACCAGGATTTCCTCGGCGAGGCGAAGCCGGCCGACGGCGTCCGCATCGGCTACCTGCCACAGGAGCCTGTCCTCGATAACACCAAGGATGTGCGCGGCAACGTCGAAGAGGCACTCGCCGACGTGCGGGCACTGCTCACGAAGTTCGAAGAGATCTCGATGAAGTTCTCCGAACCGATGAGCGACGACGAGATGACCGCGCTGCTCGACAAGCAGGCCGCGCTGCAGGATCGCATCGATGCCGCGAACGCGTGGGAGATCGATCGCACTCTCGACATCGCGATGGATGCCCTGCGGCTCCCTCCGGCCGAGGCGGCCGTGGCCAATCTCTCGGGTGGCGAGAAGCGCCGCGTGGCGCTCTGCCGCCTGTTGCTGAGCAAGCCCGACATGTTGCTGCTCGACGAGCCGACGAACCACCTCGACGCCGAATCGGTCGCGTGGCTCGAGCGCTATCTCAAGGAGTTCCCGGGGACGGTGGTGGCGATCACCCACGACCGCTACTTCCTCGACAACGCCGCCGAGTGGATTCTCGAGCTCGAGCACGGCGCCGGGATTCCGTGGAAGGGGAACTACTCCTCCTGGCTCGACCAGAAGGAGAAGAAGCTCGCTACCGAGGAGAAGCAGGCCTCGGCGAGGCAGCGCACGCTCGAGCGCGAACTCGAATGGGTGCGGATGAGCCCGAAGGCGCGCCAGGCCAAGAGCAAGGCCCGCCTGCAGGCCTACGACGCCCTGGTCGCCGAAGAAGAAAAGGCCGATGCCACGGGCCACGAAATCCTGATTCCGCCGGCCCCGCGCCTCGGCGATGAAGTGGTGATCGCGAAGAATCTCAAGAAGGGCTTCGGCGATACCCTGCTCTTCGAAGGGCTCAACTTCTCGCTGCCGCGTTCCGGCATTGTCGGTATCATCGGCCCCAATGGCGCCGGCAAGACGACGCTCTTCCGGATGATCACGGGACAGGAACAACCCGACGACGGCGAACTGGTGGTCGGCAAGACGGTGCAGACGGCCTACGTCGATCAGTCGCGCGAAGCGCTTGATCCCGAGAAGACCGTCTACCAGGAAATCGCCGGCGATTACGACAACCTGCAGTTCGGCAGCCGTACGGTGAATTCGCGTGCCTACTGTGGCTGGTTCGGCTTCAAGGGAAGCGATCAGCAGAAGAAGGTCGGCACGATGTCGGGCGGCGAGCGCAATCGCCTTCATCTCGCCAAGCTGCTCAAGTCGGGCGGCAACCTGCTCCTCCTCGACGAGCCGACCAACGACCTCGACGTCGATACGCTCCGCGCCCTCGAGGACGCGTTGCTGACCTTCTCGGGCTGCGCCGTGGTGATTTCCCACGACCGCTGGTTCCTCGATCGCA comes from the Gemmatimonadota bacterium genome and includes:
- a CDS encoding PQQ-dependent sugar dehydrogenase, translating into MLLPLLLALQQPRDCAGAATPVVAPAGYCVRLFASRVGAVRHLLVHPSGTIVVATKTRPGLLRLRDTTGDGVADQVVPFGPGLGGTGVTWQQGWLYFAADEGVIRYRWPAGAKAPADSGEWIARGLPGRTKGSAHYMKGIAIGRDGAAYVSIGSGSDNCQVADRGKESPGKWPCDELATRAGIWRFTPTAGRAEWHGERYATGLRNAMAIASDATTGHLWAATHGRDFLNRVWGWPDSTSADQPAELLVDVIRGADFGWPYCHGEYTARRTALVRSPDYSGRREVDCATRNSPAMGFPGHWAPMAMTVVTKELPAPWRNGLLIAFHGSRSRAPLPEQGHGVFFVPFNARGQLRGSNQQFVSAAGRPGLLRLSGVAVAPGGTVYLSDDDHGRIYRLERHPTGALR
- the ettA gene encoding energy-dependent translational throttle protein EttA codes for the protein MSHQYIFTMRDLRKIVPPKREILKGIYLSFYPGAKIGVIGSNGSGKSSLLKIMAGVDQDFLGEAKPADGVRIGYLPQEPVLDNTKDVRGNVEEALADVRALLTKFEEISMKFSEPMSDDEMTALLDKQAALQDRIDAANAWEIDRTLDIAMDALRLPPAEAAVANLSGGEKRRVALCRLLLSKPDMLLLDEPTNHLDAESVAWLERYLKEFPGTVVAITHDRYFLDNAAEWILELEHGAGIPWKGNYSSWLDQKEKKLATEEKQASARQRTLERELEWVRMSPKARQAKSKARLQAYDALVAEEEKADATGHEILIPPAPRLGDEVVIAKNLKKGFGDTLLFEGLNFSLPRSGIVGIIGPNGAGKTTLFRMITGQEQPDDGELVVGKTVQTAYVDQSREALDPEKTVYQEIAGDYDNLQFGSRTVNSRAYCGWFGFKGSDQQKKVGTMSGGERNRLHLAKLLKSGGNLLLLDEPTNDLDVDTLRALEDALLTFSGCAVVISHDRWFLDRIATHILAFEGDSEVVWFEGNYQDYSADYKKRKGVAVDQPHRIKYRKLTH